In Nitrosopumilus sp., the genomic stretch TGGTGTAAGGCTGAAATAACAACGGAGCTAAAATTTCTTCTAATATCTTTTTACAACAATTTATTTTATCCATATCCATATTCTGCACCCATATCGTTGTATTTCAATCATCATTGTAAATACAAAAAATATATTCAGAATCAATGACAGACTTCACTATCTCTTCTATCTGGGAATCAGTTAGCTTGTTTGCCATTTACATCACTAAGATAAAACCATAATATTTAACGTAGGCTAAAAAATTTGGCAGATATAGGTTCTGTATCATGTATTTTTTCTGTACCTCTTTTCTTTCAATTTTATCAGAATATTTTTCATAGGGTATGATTTTTCAAAAAATATCTCGAAAAAGAATCATGTTTCATAAATATTCATTTTCCCAACAAAGTAACGAATACAAATCATGACGCCAATGGGTGTTTGGAGAAGGATTCAAAGTTTGGGATAGATGTGCAAGAGTGAAATAGGTCATAAAAGAAAACTGAAAAGTAATCAATTATCTATGGTGATAAGATGAGTAAATCAAAGTCACCTCTGTGTGGCAAAACAAAGGGGTACTAGAACAATCTTATTTTTCCATATACAAAGCCAAAACATCGGAATTCTTTATGAATTTCCAAAATGAAATCTTTGAACTTTTTGATAATAGATAGACAGTAACTGTCTCATTTATCATTAATTCTTTGGCAGTAATGCTTTTTTAATAATGTCTAATGCATCTTGAGCTTTTTCTGGACGAGGTAATTGAATCATGAATATATTATCTTTTCCATAATGAGATTTCGGAGAAGAAAGTGCAAGCATGGATGTTGCTGCAAGAGATTCAAAAAATGCAAGATCTGTTTTTGCATTGATAAGAAATTTTTCAGTGATATTTCCTTTTGAAAATGTTAAAAAAACTTCAACAAACACATTTCCTAGCCCATCATGTAAAATATTCAAATCAGTATTAATCGATAATGATTGTCCTGCAACTTTGGAAATAATTTCATCATATTTTTTCTCCTCAATTTCAATACAGGGAGTTTGTTTCCCCTCAAAATCAAAAGTAGTGATACCACTATGCACTTGATCCAATAATTTCTTTAGCTCATCAGACATTTTTCTTTTCCAATTTAGAGATTATTTTATCACCAGATTTCATCAAAAGAGGTGAAATAAATGCTGTAATTATAGAAATTATACCAATTAATGGGAATAAGAAAGCACTAACAGCACCGATATCAATACCAACTTTTACAATTACAATTGAGAATTCACCACGTGGGACAGCCAATGTAAAACCACAACGAAGTGCCTTATCACGTTTTTGTCTGAAAATTATATTTCCAAGCATGTTTCCTCCAAACTTCATTCCGATTGAGACTGCAATCAAAGCAATAGCAATAGGAATGTAGTTTTCTAGCTCAGAGACATCCATCAGTGCCCCTACAGAAATAAAGAAGATTGCCACAAACATATCTTTGATAGGGCTAGAAAGTAGTTTTGCAACTTCAGCCGATTTTGATTCAGCTACTAATACTCCAGCTAGAAAAGATCCAATTGCAACTGATAGCCCTACGATATTTGCAAATAAAGCATAGCCAAAACAAAGACCAAGAACGCCAAGTAACAGAATTTCACGATGCTCTGCTGCAGCAACTCTATCAATTAAAGGTGGGATTACACGTGTTCCAATAGTAAATGTTCCGACAATAAGACCCGCTGCAACTAAAACTATGACAACAACAGATTCTAGAGATACCGTTCCTACTAAAGCAATAGATTGTAATGATGATATTAGAATGACTGCAATAATGTCTTCTACAATTAAAATACCAAGAACTAGAATAGACGATTCTTTATTGATTCTCCCCATCTCTTCTAAAAGTTTTACAATAATTGCAGTACTTGACACAGATAATGCTGCAGCAATAAATAATGCATCCATAAATTCCAACCCAATTGCGCTAGCAGCATAATACACAACTCCCATAGTTAAGAACAATCCCACAGATCCGATGCCGACTGCCTCACGGCCAATACTCTTTATTTTTGCATATGGAAATTCTATTCCAATTACAAAAAGAAGTAAAATAACGCCAATTTCAGCAAAAAGATTTAACGCAGAAATATCAGACAGAATTCCCACACCTCCTAAAATTTGAGAAGGATTACCATCAGGCAAAATCCAAGACCAAACAGGAGAAAGAGGTCCAAGTAACATTCCTGCAAAAAGATAACCTATGATTAATGGTTGTTTTATTTTAAAAAATGCAAGAGTCACTACAGCACCAATTATCATAATGAATGCCAAATCAGTAACAAAACTCGTATGAGGTAATTCAGGAGTGATTTGCTCAATCAAACTATTCACAGTACTGTTAAGGGAGCTATGAATTCCACTTGAATCCAATTGAAGTGAAATATGCTCCATGATGGTCAGTTATCAAATTTGTTTAAAAGTGGATCTTAATGAAAATTCAAAAGATAAAACTCATTGAATTCAGACAGATTCAAAAATGTTCGGAATGTTTAACCTCTTTATGCCTAATTATCATAATCCATGTGCAGAGTGATGAGTAGGTCAACTGAATAGAATGAAGAGATATGACCTGGGGTATCTGACTGCATAATTGGTTACAGTGTAATCACCTTGTCATTAATAGTACGGTACCATACCGTACTATATGATTCAATGTGAATATTGCCCAAGAGGGTTTATTGAAACAGCAAATGGGCTGGCTGAAAAGACATTTCATGAGTTACTACATGAACCAGAAGTTGTAAACAAGTAACTCTTTACATTTTTTATTTCAGACCCAACTTTTTTATCTTCAAATTTTTAACTCAACTCATATGGTTACTAAAACGTCAAGTAAAAAAATAACAAATCAAGTGAAGAAAGTAACAAAAAGAGAACCAAGTTCATCAGCATTACTTAGAAAAGTAGCATCAGTATCAGACACCAACAAGACATTACAAAAAGAGATCAAAGTAATGTCAAAAATTTTTGGCGAAAACCAAAAAGTGTTAGTATCAATGAAAGGAATGATAGATACATTAACATCTACATTAGAACATATTCAAAAACAATCAAAACAGATTGACATTATAGAAGATGACACTCAAAAACTATTTGCAGGATTAAATCAAATTAGAACACAATCTAATTTGGTTACAAAGATAAATGATCAAACTGAAAAATTGCAAGAAGAAATAAACAGAATTTCAGAATTACAAAAAATTTCCAAATCACAAGAATTATCGCAACAAGTAGAAGACAGTATGAATTCAATTAAGAATAATTCTCAGATGATCATTAAAATTGCTCAAAGAATCGATGAAGTAAGAGAGGATCTAAGAAAAGTTTCAGGGAAAGCAGATTCATTTGTAGAAATTGGAAATGAGATAGACAATTTAAAAACAAGTATAGAAGAGATTTCAGGGAAAACTGCAAAGTTAGATACAGGGTCTCAGATCATAGAAAGCCTCAAACAGGAATTTGAAAGAATTGCTGAAGGAGCATCAACAGCATCAAACCTGAATACAGAATTAGATGCAATCAAAATCACAATTGATGCCATATCTTCCAAAGCCTCAAAAATAGATTCATTAGGACTGGTAATTGAAGGACTCAAGCAACAATTTGATACAATAGCAGCAAAGGCAGATTCATTAGACAATTTGAGCATCGAATCCATAAAAGAATTAGGAGGGAAAATAGATAAAATTGAAACAGAGATTGGAGCACTTGCAAAGAGAGCAGATGCAACTGCATTTGTTGGCGAAGGACTCAAATCAGTTCAAACAGATTTCTCAGATTTCAAACGAAATGTATTTGATAAAACAAACAGCATTGAACAAAAAATTTCTTCAGTTTCAGACACATTAAAGAGACAAGATGAATCAACTAAAGAATTTCATGAAAAATCTGAGAAATTATTTGAAGAGATACAAACAGTCAAAAATGTTACAAACAAAGCATCAGATGATTCATCTAAAGAAATGATGGCATTGCTAAAGCTTTCTGAATATCAATCAAGCATCAGAATGAATGGGGAAACAAAGTATGGGGAAGTAAAAGATATTGAAAATATGGCAACACAAACAGCAGAAATTATTAAATTGTTTGATAAAATTTCGATTCAGTCAAGAGATAATATTCCACTTCCCCACGAGGTAAAACAGTGGGCAGTAAGTAAAATCCTGGATTGTGCAGACAAATGGGAGATTAGATTTAGTGACGTATATTCAATTCTAACAAACGCTATAGGAGGTGACATGTTAAAAGAAGCTATAAGAATTCAACAAGTAAGAGACATTTACGGAATTAGAGCAGTAGATGAAATCAGACGAGACCTGAATATCAGTTAAACTCCAATTTCATCTGTTTCTTTGAATTGTTCTTTCTTTCGTTTCACTACAGCAAAGATTCCAATTAATGCAGCAATCCAAATAGTACTGAACAAGATGTTTGCAGGACTAACATACATGTAGGGTGTGGCATCCATGATGTTGGTTTTTAACAGCATTGCACGTTCATTGATATCTAGCATTCCAGTATGATATGCAGAGTTTGTTTTTGGAATAGATGCAATGTCATCAATACCTGTAAGCATAGAATCAACATCATTTTGTATCCTAATGAAATTAGTAGATTCTGTAGCAAATATCCAGACGGGATTTTTAGATACAATATTGTTATTTGTAGTAGTTTCAGGCAAATGCTCCATTACTTGATCCAAATCTTTTTGAATATCTAACAAGTGATTACGAATTACAAGAGGATCAGAAGAAGACACAATCCCATCAAAATGTCCTCTAATTCTATCAAGAGGGTAAATATCAGAATTATAGCCAATAAATGCCATAGAAACTCCAAAGATAACGATTGCAATAATTCCAATCACAGAAAGTTTGTAAATGGTATTTCTCATTGGTGGTTTACCAGCAGCATCTAATTTAGCAGTACCGGATGTAAGTCTAGATTTTGCAGTAACAGCGATGATACCCACAATTGCAATAATCAATATAACCATTGTAATTGTGCCAAATTCTGGAACAACTTTTGTTATTATTTCAGTATATGTTGGTTCAGTCAAAATATTTTCATTAGAGGATTCAGAGTTAGATGGCAATACAATTGCAACTTCAGAATAATCCGCAAAAGCAGATGCCGAAATTATTGCAGATGAAAGAATAAACAAAATAAATAACGAAGAAATGAATCTAGTATTCATCAAAGAGAATAATTTTTGTGATCCATAAAAACTACATGAAATTTTAGTAAATGAAATCAATTTTACGATAGAGGTATGTTAATCTTCAAATTATCTATTTTTCTGAGTTGTTCTTTCTTTCGTTTTAGTGCAGTGAAGATTCCAAGTATTGAGGCAATCCAAATAGTACTGAACAAGATGTTTGCAGGACTAACATACATGTAGGGGGTGGCATCCATGATGTTGGTTTTTAGAGATAATGCTCTATCATTGATATCTAGCATTCCAGTATGATATGCAGAGTTTGTTTTTGGAATAGATGCAATGTCATCAATACCTGTAAGCATAGAATCAACATCATTTTGTATCCTAATGAAATTAGTAGATTCTGTAGCAAATATCCAGACGGGATTTTTAGATACAATATTGTTATTTATGTTAGTAGTTTCAGGCATATTTGTCATCACCATATCAAGATCTGTTTGAATTGTCAGCAAATGATTACGAATCATGACTGGATCAGAAGAGCCAATAACTCCATCAAGATTTCCTCTAATTCTATCAAGAGGATAAATCTCAGAGTTATAGCCAATAACTGCCATAGAGCCACCAACTATGATAATTGCAATAATTCCAGTCATAGAAAGTTTGTAAATGGTATTTGCAGTTTTTTCATTTTTAGTCTTTACATGTTTGTTTTTGATTTTATTTTGTTTAAAGCGAGTATGAGACAAACTCATGTAAGAAATATAGAAAAAGCCAATAGTTTGCAATCCAATTATTGGAACAAATATAGGATTGTTTGAAAATATAGAAACAAAAATTCCAAGTACACCATAAACACCAAAGAAAATTTCAAGAAGAGTTACTTTTGAGAAAGGCAAATTGTATGCATTGTTTTTCCAATCATTTTTTGTCTTTAACACACCATATTTCGGGGTCCTGAGAAATTCATTTTTCTTTCCAAAAACTGCATCAAATACTGCAACAGTATTATTTACAGATAATCCTGTATTGTATATCAATAAGGCAGGTAATATCTTTACTTTTGATTTCCATGACTTGTGATACATACTCTGTATAATGAGAATATATGCACCAGGCCCCATTGCTAGATAAGTTGCAATTGTTAATGCAGGAAGAAAACTAATCACATAGAGATTAACTTGTCCTGCTAACAAAATTGGTAATGTCAAAAATTGTATCAACATTAATGGGTAAACAATATGACGAGTTAATTGGATGAACGCTTGAATCTTTGCTTCAATTGAGACTTTACGTTTAAGAGCAATATCAACAAGTAGTTTGATTGCACATTGGATAGATCCCTTTGCCCAACGGAACTGCTGTCTTTTAGCTGCATTCATTTGAACAGGTAGTTCTGCATCAACTACAATATCAGGTAAGAAAATACATTTCCATCCTTCCATTTGCGCTCTATAACTAAGATCAAGATCTTCAACTAATGTAGCAGTATGCCAACCGCCAGCAGCTTCAATACAACTACGTTTCCAAATTCCAGCAGTGCCATTAAAATTTATGAAAAGATGAGAATTGCTTTTTGCTTTTTGTTCAATAAGAAAATGAAAGTCAAGACTAAGAGCCTGTGCTTGAGTAATTGCAGAATAGTTTTCATTTACATGCCCCCAACGACATTGAACAAGACCAATGTTTGGTTTTGAGAAATGAGGAATTGCTTTTTTTAGAAACCACACTGGAGGAATAAAATCAGCGTCAAAAATTGCAACAAATTCGGTGGTTGTAGTTTGCATAGCATGCTTTAATGCACCGGCTTTGTACCCTTTTCTTGTTCCACGCCTTACATGCTCAATTTGAAATCCTTGTTTATGATACTGTTTTACAATGTTTCCAAGTAATTCAACTGTATCATCATCAGAGTCATCGCAAACCATAATTCGCATTTTGTCTTTTGGATAATCCAAATTACAAACTGCATCTACGAGTCTCTTGGCGACATACTTTTCATTATATATTGGAAGTTGAATTGTAATGGAAGGAGTTCCACAATCAGTTTTTGTAAGTGTATTTTTTTTTCTAGAAAGAAATGCAAGATAGTAAAAATTACAAGTATATGCAGTAATTACAATAGCTGATAAAATAAACAGATCAAATACTAGTTGAGTGAAAGGGTTGATTATCATATCCCTAATTGGATAGAATCGTTAGTCGATATTTATACTTGCAACAGACTAATTATTTTTGTTCAAATATTTTGATTGCTTGAGGAGGACATACACCTTCACAAGCAAGACAGAAGATACAGTCGGGTTCTTTTGACATTAATGGTTTCTTTTCAGAGCCTGGATTTCCAGGAGTATCAAACCACTCATAAACGCCAACAGGACATGCTTCAATACACCCACCATCTGCAATACAAATATCATAATCTACTGAAACAAATTCTCCCCAGACACCCATAATGCCATTGCTGCTACCTTTTCTACCCCAAGTTTTGATCGTATGCTCAGGTGCTTCATATGGCGTAGATGGTTTCATTTTTGATTTGAATTCTACATCAATTGGGCCAGGCTTTGCACCATCTGGGATTTCAATTTCACCATCATCTTCCTCGATATCATCTTCTGTTGCTTCAACAGGTTTTGGTTTTGCACCAAGAACAATTTTTGCAAGAGGGGTTAATTCTTCAAGTTTTTGAATAGCTGCAACTTCGGAGATTTTTTCAGTCTTTGCTAAATATGAGACCATCTTGTCAGCCAAAATGGTATTACGTAATATAGTATCAATAACCATTTTTGCAAAATGATCTGCTTTCTTTCTATAATCTTTTACCCAATTAGGATCACCAAATTTTTCAATAGGGAAAATTTGATAAATAATATCTACAACTTCACCAGTAACAATTTCTACTGTAACTGACAGATCAACTTCTTCGTAGCCTTTTGCATCGGGATCTTTCTTATTTTGTTCTTTCCATCTATATGTTGCAAAAATTCTGTCAGCATACATATCCATTTCAAACGCTTTTTTGAGACCATCATGAACAGATTTTAATTCCAAAGGATCTTCAAGTTTAATAGGTAATCTGTAAAGTCCAAGTTTGAAACCGTGTAGTGGATAAACACCACGCTTTGCAGTAGGGGCCTCCATGGACCAAACTCGATCTTTTAGAAGTAATGACATCTGGTTTTAGTAGCTTTAATTTATTTAAAAAGGTTATCAGTCATCATCTGGACACGTTAATTCTCGAAGTTCGAGGTATTTTTTTTCCATTGCATCAGCATGAAAGGCGACATCAGATAGATTATAGAGGTCTTTTGAAAAATACCATCTGATTGGAACCCAATGACCAATCCCATCCATATCATGAATCATACCCTTATCGGACATTACATTGATTTTTTCATCAATAGATGTATCTTGTACAGTAAGACCCCGTTTAGTTTTATCCTCTAAAATAATATCAGACTCACCATCTTTGATAAAATAAAAAACTCCTTTCTTAAGAACAGGGATATCTAAAAGCAAGTTATTTTTCCACGGGATTTCCTATCATGTTACCCCACTCAGTCCAAGAGCCATCATAGTTTCTAACTCTTGGATATCCAAGTAGGTATTTCAAAACAAACCAGCTGTGCGAAGATCTTTCCCCTATTCGGCAATAACAGATTACATCTTTGTCAGGAGTTATTCCTTTTGGTTCATAGTTTTGTTTTAATTCTTCAACAGTTTTGAATGTACCATCAGCATCGTTAACTGCAGTTGCCCAAGGGATATTATGTGCACTTGGAATATGTCCGCCTCTTTGTGCATGTTCCATTGGGTATTCTGGAGGTGCTGTAATTTGACCAGAAAACTCTGCAGGTGATCTCACATCAACCATTACTGTGTCTTCTTTTCCTAATGCACGACTTACATCAAACAAATACGCACGAAGTCCTTCATCTGGAGGTTGTGCAACATATGTTGATTTTGGTATTTGTGGTTCATCTGTAGTATAATCTCTACTCTCTAACTCCCATTTTTTTCTTCCACCATTCATTATCTTTATATTTTCATGTCCATAGAATTTGAAAACCCAGAACACAAAAGCTGCAAACCAATTATTGAAATCACCATAAAGAACTACTTCAGTATCTGAAGTAATTCCATTCTTTGCCATTAATTCTTCAAATTGTTTTTTACCAATTATATCTCGTGTAACTGGATCATTGATATCGCGTTTCCACCAGATTAGACTTGAACCACTAATGTGACCCTTTTGATATCCATTGACAGGATCATAATCAACTTCAACTAGTTTTCTCTTTTCATTAGGAGGGTTTTTTGATACCCATTCAGTATCTACCAAAACTTCTGGATGGGCATAACTCATGTTTTAGTATGATTTGTTTTCATACTTAATTGTTTTTCTAGTATGGCTAAAAATATGATTTTTAAGTAAATACAATCCATAAGAATTACTTGAAACTACAAAAAGTTGCAGTGGTAAGTAAAGTAGGTTCTAAGGAATCTGAGCAGGCCGCAAGGGATGTAACACGAAAACTTTTGGCAAGAAAAATTATCGTATACACCATTTCACCAATTGATGTAGAGGGGGCAAAAAAAATGGAGGCATTGGAGGAATTAAAGAAAGAGAACCTAGATCTTGTCATCACACTTGGTGGTGATGGGACAACTCTTCGAGTATTTAGGAATTTAGAAAATGAAACTCCGATTTTGACAATAAATGTTGGAGGAAATAGAGGAATATTAGCAGAAATAACAATTGAAGAGATAGATGTTGCAATTACTCAAATCATAAAAGACAATTTCTTTTTAGATAAAAGGATTAGAGTTACTGCATCGTGTGGAGGTAAAGAATTTCCTCCAGCATTAAATGAAATTTACATTAGTAGAGCTAACTTGACTAAAACTGCAGAGATTGAGATAAAATTTCAAAATGACACAGTAAAACAAAAAATGGACGGAGTAATTATTTCAACTCCAAGTGGATCAACAGGTCATTCATTTTCATTAGGTGGACCAATTTTACACGAAAGTTTAGATGTTTTAATTATCACTCCAGTTGCACCAGTATACAGATTGGCATCAATGGTAGTTCCAGATGAAAAAATTGAAATCATATGCTCACATGATTGCAACATAGCAGTAGATGCACAAGTTGTTAAAGTAGCTGGATATGGTGAATCAATAATTATTAAGAAATATAAAAAACCAGCAGTCTTTGTAAGATTGAAGAAACGAGGACTAAGACAGATGAGCAAACTTGGATTTTAGAATTTTAGATTCTAGTGCATTTTATGCAGGAGTACCTTTTAGATCATCTGATGAGTGCTATACAACATCCTTAGTGTACGATGAAATCAAACACATAAAGAAAGATCAAGATGCATTAGGAACTTTACTTGAAACTAATAGGTTAAAAATTAGAGAACCCGACAAAGATTCTGTCAATGCAGCAATTAAAGCCTCAAAAGACACAGGAGATTTCCAACAGCTCTCAAAACAAGATATCTCAATTATTGCTTTATGTATTGAGATGAGCGGTGAGATAATTAGTGATGATTTTGCTATTTCAAATGTAATGAGGAACTTGGGTTTGAAGATATCACCAATTATGACCCAAGGAATCAAAGATGTAGGAAAATGGGTTCATTATTGTCCAGGATGCCGTACCAATCACACCAAGGGCAAGGAATGTCCAATTTGCGGAACAGTATTAAAAAGAAAATTACTCAAGCGGAAACTGTTTTCCATGCCACTCAACAAATGAACCATCATAGAGTTTTACTTTATCAAATCCTGCAATTTTTAATTGTAAGAACAGACTTGATGCTCGATGACCATGCATACAATAGCAAACAATTTCCTTATTTTTAGAGATTTTATTTTCTGAAAACATAGTTTTAAGAGATTCAGGATCACGGAATAGTTTACCGTCAAATCCGAGACCGTCAGTGAATGGAACAAGTTTTGAGTTAGGTAAATGTCCACCCATGAATTCTTGAGGACTACGTGCATCCAAAATTTCAAAGTTATTCAAATTATCTTTTAAAAACTCAGACTCTATTCTAATTTCGGAGTTAATTTTAGGAGTAAATGATGTTGGGGTAACAGAGGATATTTGTTTAGTTAATTTAAAACCATATTTTTGTAAATCAGATGCATTAGCATCAAGCAAGAAAGTTTTGGCATGACCAAAA encodes the following:
- a CDS encoding cation:proton antiporter, which gives rise to MEHISLQLDSSGIHSSLNSTVNSLIEQITPELPHTSFVTDLAFIMIIGAVVTLAFFKIKQPLIIGYLFAGMLLGPLSPVWSWILPDGNPSQILGGVGILSDISALNLFAEIGVILLLFVIGIEFPYAKIKSIGREAVGIGSVGLFLTMGVVYYAASAIGLEFMDALFIAAALSVSSTAIIVKLLEEMGRINKESSILVLGILIVEDIIAVILISSLQSIALVGTVSLESVVVIVLVAAGLIVGTFTIGTRVIPPLIDRVAAAEHREILLLGVLGLCFGYALFANIVGLSVAIGSFLAGVLVAESKSAEVAKLLSSPIKDMFVAIFFISVGALMDVSELENYIPIAIALIAVSIGMKFGGNMLGNIIFRQKRDKALRCGFTLAVPRGEFSIVIVKVGIDIGAVSAFLFPLIGIISIITAFISPLLMKSGDKIISKLEKKNV
- a CDS encoding chemotaxis protein; the protein is MVTKTSSKKITNQVKKVTKREPSSSALLRKVASVSDTNKTLQKEIKVMSKIFGENQKVLVSMKGMIDTLTSTLEHIQKQSKQIDIIEDDTQKLFAGLNQIRTQSNLVTKINDQTEKLQEEINRISELQKISKSQELSQQVEDSMNSIKNNSQMIIKIAQRIDEVREDLRKVSGKADSFVEIGNEIDNLKTSIEEISGKTAKLDTGSQIIESLKQEFERIAEGASTASNLNTELDAIKITIDAISSKASKIDSLGLVIEGLKQQFDTIAAKADSLDNLSIESIKELGGKIDKIETEIGALAKRADATAFVGEGLKSVQTDFSDFKRNVFDKTNSIEQKISSVSDTLKRQDESTKEFHEKSEKLFEEIQTVKNVTNKASDDSSKEMMALLKLSEYQSSIRMNGETKYGEVKDIENMATQTAEIIKLFDKISIQSRDNIPLPHEVKQWAVSKILDCADKWEIRFSDVYSILTNAIGGDMLKEAIRIQQVRDIYGIRAVDEIRRDLNIS
- a CDS encoding glycosyltransferase family 2 protein, which produces MIINPFTQLVFDLFILSAIVITAYTCNFYYLAFLSRKKNTLTKTDCGTPSITIQLPIYNEKYVAKRLVDAVCNLDYPKDKMRIMVCDDSDDDTVELLGNIVKQYHKQGFQIEHVRRGTRKGYKAGALKHAMQTTTTEFVAIFDADFIPPVWFLKKAIPHFSKPNIGLVQCRWGHVNENYSAITQAQALSLDFHFLIEQKAKSNSHLFINFNGTAGIWKRSCIEAAGGWHTATLVEDLDLSYRAQMEGWKCIFLPDIVVDAELPVQMNAAKRQQFRWAKGSIQCAIKLLVDIALKRKVSIEAKIQAFIQLTRHIVYPLMLIQFLTLPILLAGQVNLYVISFLPALTIATYLAMGPGAYILIIQSMYHKSWKSKVKILPALLIYNTGLSVNNTVAVFDAVFGKKNEFLRTPKYGVLKTKNDWKNNAYNLPFSKVTLLEIFFGVYGVLGIFVSIFSNNPIFVPIIGLQTIGFFYISYMSLSHTRFKQNKIKNKHVKTKNEKTANTIYKLSMTGIIAIIIVGGSMAVIGYNSEIYPLDRIRGNLDGVIGSSDPVMIRNHLLTIQTDLDMVMTNMPETTNINNNIVSKNPVWIFATESTNFIRIQNDVDSMLTGIDDIASIPKTNSAYHTGMLDINDRALSLKTNIMDATPYMYVSPANILFSTIWIASILGIFTALKRKKEQLRKIDNLKINIPLS
- a CDS encoding 4Fe-4S binding protein produces the protein MSLLLKDRVWSMEAPTAKRGVYPLHGFKLGLYRLPIKLEDPLELKSVHDGLKKAFEMDMYADRIFATYRWKEQNKKDPDAKGYEEVDLSVTVEIVTGEVVDIIYQIFPIEKFGDPNWVKDYRKKADHFAKMVIDTILRNTILADKMVSYLAKTEKISEVAAIQKLEELTPLAKIVLGAKPKPVEATEDDIEEDDGEIEIPDGAKPGPIDVEFKSKMKPSTPYEAPEHTIKTWGRKGSSNGIMGVWGEFVSVDYDICIADGGCIEACPVGVYEWFDTPGNPGSEKKPLMSKEPDCIFCLACEGVCPPQAIKIFEQK
- a CDS encoding sulfurtransferase produces the protein MSYAHPEVLVDTEWVSKNPPNEKRKLVEVDYDPVNGYQKGHISGSSLIWWKRDINDPVTRDIIGKKQFEELMAKNGITSDTEVVLYGDFNNWFAAFVFWVFKFYGHENIKIMNGGRKKWELESRDYTTDEPQIPKSTYVAQPPDEGLRAYLFDVSRALGKEDTVMVDVRSPAEFSGQITAPPEYPMEHAQRGGHIPSAHNIPWATAVNDADGTFKTVEELKQNYEPKGITPDKDVICYCRIGERSSHSWFVLKYLLGYPRVRNYDGSWTEWGNMIGNPVEK
- a CDS encoding NAD(+)/NADH kinase → MKLQKVAVVSKVGSKESEQAARDVTRKLLARKIIVYTISPIDVEGAKKMEALEELKKENLDLVITLGGDGTTLRVFRNLENETPILTINVGGNRGILAEITIEEIDVAITQIIKDNFFLDKRIRVTASCGGKEFPPALNEIYISRANLTKTAEIEIKFQNDTVKQKMDGVIISTPSGSTGHSFSLGGPILHESLDVLIITPVAPVYRLASMVVPDEKIEIICSHDCNIAVDAQVVKVAGYGESIIIKKYKKPAVFVRLKKRGLRQMSKLGF
- a CDS encoding nucleotide-binding protein, producing the protein MDFRILDSSAFYAGVPFRSSDECYTTSLVYDEIKHIKKDQDALGTLLETNRLKIREPDKDSVNAAIKASKDTGDFQQLSKQDISIIALCIEMSGEIISDDFAISNVMRNLGLKISPIMTQGIKDVGKWVHYCPGCRTNHTKGKECPICGTVLKRKLLKRKLFSMPLNK
- a CDS encoding rhodanese-like domain-containing protein — protein: MLVSTDWLRENISNPNLIVLDTRPKTMFLYGHLQNAQSLSVDKVIQFDKFGSNLVIELEKIVELFNGLGIDENKTVVLVGDPMDPSAARIAWSLLYFGHAKTFLLDANASDLQKYGFKLTKQISSVTPTSFTPKINSEIRIESEFLKDNLNNFEILDARSPQEFMGGHLPNSKLVPFTDGLGFDGKLFRDPESLKTMFSENKISKNKEIVCYCMHGHRASSLFLQLKIAGFDKVKLYDGSFVEWHGKQFPLE